The following are from one region of the Paenibacillus protaetiae genome:
- a CDS encoding assimilatory sulfite reductase (NADPH) flavoprotein subunit: protein MQLQVTNSPFTQEQAELINRLLPTLNEGQIQWLNGYLTFYQSGFGAAAASTAAALAIEEAPQAAVPAVALAAAPAAPREATVLFGSQTGNSQKLAGKLADKLKAQGFEVTLSAMNKYKTNNLKKAGYLFIVASTHGEGDPPDNAISFHEFLHSKRAPKLDGVLFSVLALGDTSYEFFCKTGQDFDQRLEELGAQRLVNRVDCDVDFEEAASGWIQNVLSAVSGSGSSAGAQAAPAATSAAAAVAAESEYSRTNPFYAEVLESINLNGRGSDRETRHLELSLEGSGLTYAPGDCVGIFPQNDPALVDDIIGLMNWNPEEPVQAGKAGETASLRTALQHHYEITVLTKPLLEKLAPYSGQSKLAQLVQPDQKEALKAYMHGRDLLDLLNDFGPWTITAAELAANLRKLPPRLYSIASSYAAHPDEVHVTIRKVQYETHGRQRNGVCSVQVSERLEIGDKLPIFIQHNENFKPPVNPDTPIIMIGPGTGVAPFRAFLEEREEQGAAGKSWLFYGDRHFVTDFLYQTDWQRMLKDGVLTKLEVAFSRDTKEKVYVQNRMMEHAAELYRWLEEGAHVYVCGDEKHMAHDVHAALLAIIEQQGGKTAEEAAAYLAGLQESNRYQRDVY from the coding sequence TTGCAACTTCAAGTAACGAACAGCCCGTTTACACAGGAGCAGGCTGAACTGATTAATCGTTTGCTGCCTACATTAAATGAAGGGCAAATTCAGTGGCTGAACGGCTATTTAACGTTTTACCAGTCGGGATTCGGAGCGGCGGCTGCAAGCACGGCGGCAGCATTGGCCATCGAGGAAGCGCCGCAGGCGGCCGTTCCCGCTGTGGCACTGGCAGCGGCTCCGGCAGCGCCGCGCGAAGCGACTGTATTGTTTGGTTCGCAAACCGGCAATTCGCAGAAGCTGGCCGGCAAGCTGGCGGATAAGCTGAAAGCGCAAGGGTTTGAAGTAACTTTGTCCGCGATGAACAAATACAAAACCAATAATTTGAAGAAAGCGGGCTATTTGTTTATTGTAGCCAGCACGCACGGCGAAGGAGACCCGCCGGACAACGCGATTTCGTTCCATGAATTTTTGCACAGCAAGCGCGCTCCCAAGCTGGATGGCGTCTTGTTTTCCGTACTTGCGCTTGGCGATACTTCGTACGAGTTTTTTTGCAAAACCGGACAAGATTTCGACCAGCGCCTGGAAGAACTTGGCGCGCAGCGCCTTGTTAACCGCGTAGATTGCGACGTTGACTTTGAAGAAGCCGCTTCCGGCTGGATTCAAAACGTGCTCAGCGCCGTATCCGGCTCCGGCAGCAGCGCCGGCGCCCAGGCGGCTCCGGCCGCGACTTCCGCAGCAGCGGCTGTGGCGGCGGAATCGGAATATTCCCGCACCAATCCGTTTTATGCGGAAGTGCTGGAGAGCATCAACTTAAACGGACGGGGCTCGGACCGGGAAACACGCCATTTGGAGCTGTCGTTGGAAGGCTCGGGCCTCACATATGCGCCGGGCGACTGCGTAGGCATTTTCCCGCAAAATGATCCGGCATTGGTTGATGACATTATCGGGCTGATGAACTGGAACCCGGAAGAGCCGGTACAGGCCGGCAAAGCGGGCGAGACGGCCTCGCTCCGCACGGCGCTTCAGCATCACTATGAGATTACGGTGCTGACGAAGCCGCTGCTGGAGAAGCTTGCTCCCTATTCGGGCCAAAGCAAGCTTGCACAGCTTGTACAGCCGGATCAGAAAGAAGCGCTGAAAGCGTATATGCACGGACGCGATCTGCTTGATCTGCTGAACGATTTTGGCCCTTGGACGATTACGGCCGCCGAGCTTGCCGCCAACTTGCGCAAGCTGCCGCCGCGTTTGTATTCAATCGCCAGCAGCTATGCCGCTCATCCGGACGAAGTGCATGTGACGATCCGCAAGGTGCAGTATGAAACGCACGGCCGCCAGCGCAACGGCGTATGTTCGGTGCAAGTGTCGGAACGGCTGGAGATCGGCGACAAGCTTCCTATATTTATTCAACATAACGAGAACTTCAAGCCGCCGGTCAATCCGGATACCCCTATCATTATGATTGGACCGGGAACAGGCGTAGCGCCGTTCCGCGCATTCCTGGAGGAGCGCGAAGAACAGGGCGCTGCAGGCAAGTCGTGGCTGTTTTACGGCGACCGCCATTTCGTTACCGACTTCCTGTATCAGACGGATTGGCAGCGCATGCTGAAGGATGGCGTGCTGACCAAACTTGAAGTTGCGTTCTCGCGCGATACAAAAGAGAAGGTATATGTGCAGAACCGAATGATGGAGCATGCAGCGGAGCTGTACCGGTGGCTGGAAGAAGGAGCCCACGTGTACGTATGCGGCGACGAAAAACATATGGCGCATGATGTACATGCGGCGCTGCTGGCCATTATCGAACAGCAGGGCGGCAAAACGGCGGAGGAAGCAGCGGCTTATCTTGCCGGTTTGCAGGAGAGCAACCGTTATCAGCGCGACGTATATTAA
- a CDS encoding SDR family oxidoreductase, giving the protein MVQVYPYYGYQTKCEQQPVTFPPQHQDRQPGLEYLMNPKPISDNPNYKGSGKLAGKIAIITGGDSGIGRAVAIGFAKEGADVAIVYLYEREDAAATQQMVERYGRRCLLIEGDLRKPEFSAHIIRRTLEAYGKINVLVLNQAVQFPQQSILDISDEQLENTYRTNIFPHFYLTKAALPYLQPGSTIISTASVTAYAGAPLLVDYSSTKGAVVSFTRSLSLQLVRKGIRVNAVAPGPVWTPLIVSSYSAEYVKTFGLETPMKRAGQPFELAPAYIYLASEDSSFMTGQVLHVNGGIMTET; this is encoded by the coding sequence ATGGTTCAAGTATATCCTTATTATGGTTACCAAACCAAGTGTGAACAGCAGCCGGTCACATTCCCTCCGCAGCATCAGGACCGCCAGCCGGGGCTTGAGTACTTGATGAACCCGAAGCCGATTTCCGATAACCCCAATTATAAAGGAAGCGGAAAACTTGCCGGCAAAATCGCCATCATTACTGGCGGGGACAGCGGCATTGGCAGAGCGGTTGCCATTGGCTTCGCCAAAGAAGGCGCCGATGTCGCAATCGTCTACTTGTACGAGCGCGAGGATGCCGCTGCGACCCAACAGATGGTGGAGCGTTACGGGCGCCGCTGCCTGCTTATCGAAGGCGATTTGCGGAAGCCCGAATTTTCCGCACACATCATCCGCCGTACGCTGGAGGCATACGGCAAAATAAACGTCCTGGTGCTCAATCAGGCTGTCCAGTTCCCGCAGCAAAGCATTCTGGACATTTCCGACGAGCAGCTGGAAAATACGTACCGGACGAACATTTTCCCGCATTTTTATTTGACGAAAGCCGCTTTGCCTTATCTGCAGCCCGGCAGCACTATTATTAGCACCGCTTCGGTAACTGCCTATGCAGGCGCGCCGCTGCTTGTCGACTATTCCTCCACCAAAGGAGCTGTCGTATCGTTCACCCGTTCTTTGTCGCTGCAGCTTGTCCGCAAAGGAATCCGCGTCAATGCCGTTGCACCGGGACCGGTCTGGACGCCGCTCATCGTATCCAGCTATTCTGCCGAATATGTCAAAACATTTGGCCTGGAAACGCCGATGAAACGGGCAGGCCAGCCGTTTGAACTGGCGCCCGCTTATATTTATTTGGCCTCCGAGGACTCCTCGTTTATGACCGGCCAGGTGCTGCATGTCAACGGCGGGATTATGACGGAAACGTGA
- a CDS encoding DUF1697 domain-containing protein, with protein MMAVYIALLRGINVGGKNKVKMADLKAALEQEGFHHVQTYIQSGNIVFESADGEEAVQTRIEQIMEAEFGIASKVMVRTAGELTDLAAKLPFTADEIAAAEASCEGECLYAAFLREPLPPAVIGKLDGGDYGDDQYRTDGRHIYLLYGRSVRNSKLSAKLERLGVPITVRNWNTVGKLIGLAVQKGN; from the coding sequence ATGATGGCGGTCTATATCGCTTTGCTGCGCGGCATTAATGTTGGCGGCAAAAACAAAGTCAAAATGGCTGATTTAAAGGCAGCCCTGGAACAAGAAGGCTTTCACCACGTACAAACCTATATCCAAAGCGGTAATATCGTGTTCGAATCGGCAGACGGGGAGGAAGCCGTCCAAACACGAATCGAACAAATTATGGAAGCGGAATTTGGCATCGCCAGTAAAGTGATGGTCCGGACGGCGGGAGAATTGACCGATTTAGCGGCAAAACTTCCGTTTACTGCGGATGAAATTGCGGCGGCGGAAGCCAGCTGCGAAGGGGAATGCTTGTATGCCGCCTTCCTGCGCGAACCGCTGCCGCCCGCTGTTATCGGCAAGCTGGACGGCGGCGATTACGGGGATGACCAGTACCGGACAGACGGCCGGCATATTTATTTGCTGTACGGGCGAAGCGTCCGCAATTCCAAGCTGTCCGCCAAGCTCGAGAGGCTGGGGGTGCCGATTACGGTCCGCAACTGGAATACGGTAGGCAAGCTGATTGGGCTTGCTGTGCAAAAGGGGAACTAG
- a CDS encoding DoxX family protein: MVPFIALIVSWIVFRAAGYAGLSYFDDWFVSLQAAAVIMLLLSASAHWGTRRPDLIRMVPPAIPAKGAIVTVTGLLEIAGAIGLLIPAVSLAAAIALTTLLIAMFPANHYAAKRRLTIGGKPVPSLPVRAVLQLVFIAAILLPPTIL; the protein is encoded by the coding sequence ATGGTGCCGTTTATTGCTCTTATTGTTTCTTGGATCGTGTTCCGCGCAGCCGGTTACGCCGGATTGTCGTACTTTGACGACTGGTTTGTGTCGCTGCAGGCCGCGGCTGTTATTATGCTGCTGTTGTCCGCTTCCGCCCACTGGGGAACAAGACGCCCGGACCTTATCCGTATGGTTCCGCCTGCCATTCCGGCAAAAGGCGCTATTGTTACCGTGACAGGTTTGCTGGAAATAGCGGGTGCCATAGGCTTGCTGATCCCGGCGGTATCATTAGCGGCAGCTATCGCACTTACAACTTTGCTCATCGCCATGTTCCCGGCGAATCATTACGCGGCCAAACGCCGCTTAACGATTGGAGGGAAGCCCGTTCCGTCCCTGCCGGTCCGGGCTGTGCTCCAGCTTGTATTTATAGCTGCGATTTTATTGCCTCCCACAATTTTGTAA
- a CDS encoding NAD-dependent epimerase/dehydratase family protein → MIKKAPSGPKDGKIKVIVTGATGMVGEGVLYECLLSPAVESVLAIARRPIGVSHPKLTELVHSDLTDVSAVEQQLEGYDACYFCLGTTSVGMNEEQYTKVTYGITLHIAETVSRLNPGMVFCYVTAEGTDNTEKGRSMWARVKGKTENDLLKLPFKRAYMFRPGYIHPTPGLRNAHKFYKAITWLYPALRRLMPKHVITLRELGQAMIQATLKGSGQTVVDSRGMAALAQAYTAEKAGPFRG, encoded by the coding sequence ATGATTAAGAAAGCTCCATCCGGGCCAAAAGACGGCAAAATCAAAGTTATCGTAACCGGTGCGACCGGTATGGTTGGCGAGGGCGTCTTGTACGAGTGCCTGCTAAGCCCGGCTGTGGAAAGCGTGCTGGCGATTGCACGCAGGCCAATCGGTGTCAGCCATCCGAAGCTGACCGAGCTGGTACACAGCGATTTGACGGATGTATCGGCGGTTGAGCAGCAGCTTGAGGGATATGATGCGTGTTATTTTTGCCTGGGCACCACTTCAGTCGGGATGAACGAGGAGCAGTACACGAAAGTGACTTACGGCATTACGCTGCATATAGCCGAAACGGTTTCGCGGCTGAACCCGGGCATGGTGTTCTGTTATGTGACAGCGGAAGGAACGGATAATACGGAGAAGGGCAGAAGCATGTGGGCGCGCGTAAAAGGCAAAACGGAAAACGATTTGTTGAAGCTGCCCTTTAAGCGGGCTTATATGTTCCGCCCCGGCTACATTCACCCGACGCCCGGGCTCCGGAATGCCCATAAATTTTATAAAGCGATTACATGGCTGTATCCGGCATTGCGCCGTCTGATGCCCAAACATGTCATTACGCTTCGCGAGCTGGGGCAGGCGATGATTCAAGCAACGCTTAAGGGCAGCGGGCAAACGGTAGTTGACAGCCGCGGGATGGCGGCTTTGGCGCAGGCGTACACGGCCGAGAAAGCTGGCCCGTTCCGGGGATAA